The Methanolinea sp. genome segment CTCATCGCGGCACCCCCGGCACCGCGAGGGCACCCGCGAGCGCGCTCGCGGCGGCAGTCGATGGGGACGCGAGGTAGACCTCGCCCCCGACGCCCATCCTGTTCCTGAAGTTCCGGTTCGCCGTCGAGACGCAGACCTCGCCCTTGCCGAGGACGCCCTGGTGGGCCCCGAGGCACGGGCCGCACCCCGGCGGGAGGATGGTGCACCCCGCCTCGATAAGCCACGAGAGGACTCCCCTCTCTGCCGCCCGGGCAAGCACGCGGCGCGAGGCGGGGGCGACGAGCGTGCGGACCCTGACCTTCTTGCCCCGGACTACCCGGGCAAACCTCTCGAGGTCGCTATACCTCCCGTTCGTGCACGTCCCGAGGAAGACCTGGTCGACCGGGAGCCCCGCGAGATCCTCGACGGGTTTCACTGTGTCCACGCGGTGGGGGACCGCGACGACGGGGACGACATCGGAAGCATCTATCTCGAGCGTCCGCGCGTACCCGCAGTCCTCCGGGACCTGCGGCTCGACGTAGTGGCCGTGCGCGCGGAGGTAAGCGCACGTCTTCTCGTCCGCGTAGAAGAGGCCAACTTTTGCGCCCGTCTCGACGGCGAGGTTGGAGAGGGTCATGCGGTCCTCCACCGGGAGCGAGGGCACGCACTCCCCGAGGAACTCGAGCGCCATGTATGTGGCGCCGTCCATCGTGAGGCGGGCGACGTAGGTGAGGGCGAGGTCCTTTGCCTCCGCGGGCTCGCGCAGGGAACCCCCGAGGTAAATCCCGATGGTCTCCGGGACGCGGAACCACGTCCCCCCGTCCGCCCAGATGGCTGCCATGTCGGTCGCGCCGACCCCCGTCGCGAATGCCCCGAATGCCCCGAGCGTGCAGGTGTGCGAGTCTGCCCCCACGATGATTTCGCCGGGGAGGGCGATCCCCTCGCCCATGAGCTGGTGGCAGATCCCCTCGCCCACGTCGGCGAAGGGGAGGCCGTGCTCCCTCGCGAAACGGCGCAGCTCGGCCTGCAGCACGGCCGTCTCGGAATTGTTCGCGGGCACGATGTGGTCGAAGAAGACGTACGTCCTCTCCTTCCCCGCGAGCCTCCCCGCGCCCATCGCGTTCCACGCCTCGAGGGTGAGCACCCCCGTCCCGTCGTGCACGTAAGCGCGGTCGACCCTGCAGTCCACGTAGCTGCCCGCCGGTGCACCGAGGATCCTCTCCGAGAGCGTCGTCACAGCGGCGGTCCCCCCATCACCATCTTGATGAGGTCGATCAGCGTCTCGTCCGTGAGCTCGGCCTTCTTCTCGCCCCTGTCCTTGACGAGCTCGAGGAGGCGGCAGAGGTCCTTCTCCGGGAGGGAGTACCCGAGCCGGGAGACCTCGTGCTCGAGCGCCTTCTTGCCCGTGTGCTTGCCGAGGACGAACCTCCGCTGGGCCCCCACGAGCGAGGGCGGGAAGTACTCGTAGGTCGAGGGATCCTCGAGGATCGCCGCGATGTGAATCCCGCTCTCGTGGCGGAACGCGTGGTCCCCCACGACGGGCTTGAGCTTGTCCACGTGTATCCCGGAGTACTGGGCGACCATCGAGGAGAGGGAGACGAGGTGCGAGAGGTCGTACTTCCTCACGTTCCCCTTCATGTACAGCGCGACGAGGACCTCCTCGAGTGCCGCGTTTCCCGCCCGCTCCCCGATGCCGTTCACGGTCGTGTGGAGCTGGAATGCACCGGCCTGTGCCGCCGCGATCGTGTTCGCGGTCGCCATCCCCATGTCGTTGTGGCAGTGGGCGCAGAGGGGTTTCTTCACGGCCTTCACGATCTTCCGCATTGTCCTGTACATCTCGAGGGGCGTGAGGGCACCGACCGTGTCGGCAAAGGAGAGCAGGTCTGCCCCGTGCTCCTCGCCCTGCCTGTATACCTCGAGGAGGAACGGGAGGTCGGTCCGCGACGCGTCCTCCGCGGCGAACCTCACCTGCATCCCGTGGTCGCGGGTGTAGTCGACCATTTCCAGAGCCTCCGCGAGGACTGTCTCCCGCGGCGCGTGGAACTTGTGCCGGACGTGGAGTTCCGACGTGGGGATGAATATGCTCACCATGTCCACGCCCGCGTCGATCGCGGCGTCGACGTCTGCCTTCCTCGCACGCGCGAGGCAGCATATCCGCGCCTCCAGCCCGAGGGCGGCAACGCTGCTCACGCACCTCTTCTCGTAGCTCGAGGTCGCGGGAAACCCGGCCTCGATCACTTCGACTCCCACCTCGTCGAGGGCCTCGGCGATCCGCACCTTCTCCTCGCAGGTGAACGAGACCCCCGGCGTCTGCTCCCCGTCGCGGAGAGTCACGTCACATATCTCGACATTCCACGATCTCATGCTCCTGTCCCCCCGGACATTCTCCCCTCACCACGATGACTGCCGGCCGCTCCGCGGTCCGGAAGAGCTCGCGGATCCTCCCAGTGTCCCGCGCTTCCACGAAACGGGGATTCGCCCACCCGATGTACGGCTCGAGCGGGATCGCGGGCTGCCTCCCCGTCATCGCGGCACAGCGGTTGTCGAGCACGACGCAGAGGAGGGGGAGGCCCTTCTCGTACACGTCGATGAGGGCATTGAGCCCGCTGTGGAGGAGCGCGTAGTCCCCCGTGAGCGCGACGGCCGTGCTCCGCGCAGCCACCGCGACCGAGGAGCCCATCCCGTAGCTCGCAACGCCGATCCTGTACGGCGGGTTCATCGCGAGGACGGCACACCCCGCGTCGACCACCGGCCTCATCCCCTCTTCCCGCATGAGGGAGATCACGGGCTTGAACGGGCAGTCCCGGCAGAACGTCCTGTAGAACCCCCTGCTCTCGATGGTCTCGGGCTCCTCTTCCGGTGTTCCCGGCAGGAAGCGGTGCCCGCAGTGGTCGGCCGCGAAAGGCAGCCCCTCTTCGTTGATGACCGAGTACCCCGCGAGCCTCGCGGGTGGCGGGAAGACCGTCACGATCCTCGTCTCCCCGGGTGCCGGGCCCACGCCGGCCACCCCTCCCCGCCACGCGTTGAGCGGGGAGCGATCCGCCCACTGCCGCATTCTCGAAAAGAGACGGCGTGACGCGGCCATCCTCCCGTGCATGGTGTAGCTCCTGTCGGAGAGCCTGCCCTGCCTTTCCGCGCGGGGGATGGGCGCGCCCGTTACCTCCGCCCCGAGGAGCGCGGGCGTCACCCGCAGCATCGCGACCCGCGAGAACTCTTCCGATGCCTCGAGTGCGGCTTCCACTGCCGAAAAACACGTCTCCGGGCCCGGTTCGAGGACCGGGATCTCGGCGAGTTCCCCGACGATCCGCGTGTCCTGGCTCGTCTGCGATCCCCTCGCTTCCGGGTCGTCCCCGCAGACGAGGAGGACCCCGGCGCGGAGGCCCTGGGCCGTTGCCTGCACGAGCGGGTCGACGCAGGCGTTGACCCCGACGTTCTTCACGACGAGGGCGGCACGCCGCCCGGAGAGCGAATCCCCGAGCGCGTACTCGAGGCCCGTCTTCTCGTTGACGACGGTCTCCGCGCCGCAGAGCGCGGCAAGCTCCGTCACCGGGTAGCCCGGGACCGCGTAGCGCCGGTCCGTCGCCGCGAGGAGTGCCGCCGCGAGTGCTTCCTCTCCCTTCACGCGTCATCCCTCCCCGGCACGAGGTCGCACCCCGTGCAGGCCGCGCACATCGAGAGTGCACCCCGCGGGTCAAGGCCACTCTCCCGCAGCGCCTCCGCGTGGACCTCGAAGAGCGCGAGCAGCCTTTCCGCGGACGGGCGGGGCAGGTGGCGGCAGGCCCCCGCGGGCGTGAGGGGGCGCACGATGGGGATGACACCCATCCCCGCGAGCCTCCTGATGCACCGGGCCGCCTCCTCGTCCGTCTCCCCCAGACCCACGATGAGGTTCGAAAAGACGTGGTTCCTCCCGAAGAGCGGGACGGAACGGCGGAGCGCATCCCAGATGGCGTCGCGGGAGAGCCCCGGGCACATCTCGGCGAACAGGCTGTCCGTTGCCGTCTCCACGTTGAACTTCACCTCCCTCACGCCGAGGGCAGAGAGGCGCTCCGCCGTTCCCTCCGACGGGTAGATGGAGACGCCGATGGGGAGCGAAAAGTGCCTGCGGAGCTCTCCCACGACGCGGAGAACGTACCTCTCCTCCTCTTCCACGGACCCGACGACCCCGCTCGTGAGGGAGATCGCGTCGATCCTACCCGCAACCTTCCTGACCATCTCCACGATCTCGCCCGGGGACTTCCTCCCCGCTTTCCCGCCGGGCACACCGCAGTAGCGGCACGAGAAGATGCACCCCGTGCTCACGGTCACGTACGCCTGGCGCGGGCAGTGGAGGGCGACCTCCTCGAGGATCCCCTCGATCTTTCTTCCCCCGATCTCGAGGAACGCCCTGCCGCCCCCGCGGTGGGTGAGGGTGAGGGGGCTCTCCCCGTCGACCGAGAGCCTGACCCTCTTTCCCCCGAGGGAGAAGAACACCGAGCCGGTGCCTCCCGCACCGGGGCCCGCGGCCGAGCGCGCGATGTACTCCCCCGCGGGTTCGCCCGCGAGGCGCACGGTCCCGGCGGAGAGGAGTTCGGCCTTCAGTTCCCTCCACCGCACAGCTCCAGCGCCTCCTCGTAGCGCGTGTAGAATGGGATCGATGCAACGGCCCCTACAAGCCCCCTCCCCCGGAGGACGAACGAGAGCCCGTCTCCTTCCAGCAGGGGGAGTCTCTCCCGGCTGACTTCCCCGGTCTTCACCGCCCACCCGAACTCCTCGAGGGTGCGGGGCGGGTGGAAACCCCTGTAGACCGCCATCCCCGTCTCGCGGGAGAGCGTGTACTTGGAGAGGAGTTCCTCGAATGACCGGACGAGCCGGTCCGGGGCCCTCGAAGCGAACTCGCAGACGACCGCGACGCAGTTCTTCGTCCTGTAGGGGACCGGGAAGAGCTGGACAATCGTGTGGGAGAGGTACCGCGAGTCCGCATCCTGCACCGCCTTGGCGATGTTGTGGCAGAGCGTCCACGTCGCCCCCTCCTCGGGGTTGTCGGTATCGTCGACGCCGATGAGGACGCGTTCCCTCCGGGGAACCCATATCGTCGCACCCGCCTTCCTCCCCCCTCCGGAACGGTCGCAGCGTGCCCTCGTGACACCGCCCGCGAGGGAGCGGCACCCCGACGCGCCCACGCCCCCGCCCCCGAGCCCGACGTACGATATCGCGATCTCGTCCCCCTCCACCTCGACGCCCGAGATGCCCGCCGCGAAGCGCGACCCGGAAAGCTCGAGCGAGACCTTCCCGAGCGAGAGGAGGTAGCGGGTCGTCGATCCCACGGTCCGGATCGACCGCACGAGCGGGCTGCGCGCGTAGTGCTCCTTCACCCACATGGCCCCGCCGGTGCACTCGAAGAACTCCACGAGCTCGACCTCCCTGCCCTCGCCGTCCGCGACGGCTACTATCTCGGGGTACCTGATGACGTAAGGGTCGGGGATATCGGGGGTGGCGCCTCCTTCCATTTTTTCCTCTCCTCCCGGCAACGGGCCGCGGGCACCGCGGCGGGACTCCGTCACCGATATTTTGTCAACGAAAATTTCGTGAACAAAATATCCGTTATCAATTATTTATAAGGATCGGTCCTGTTCCCGGGACTCCACGGGCGGTGCGCGAGCGGGGCATCCCGCGCGAGGAGACCGGAAGACCGGCCTTTCGTGCGCCCCTGCCAGGGGAAAAAAAGGGAATCAGAGGATCTTGTGGAGCTCGATCTTGTAAGGCCCGAGGTTCCCCCCGTAATTCCCAGCGCTGATGTACTTCACGCCGGGAACCTTCACCGCGGCCCTGATCCCCTTCGCCATGGCCTCGGCGACCGCCTTCTCGTCGATGCCGTCGATGACGATCTCGTAGACCGCGTTCACCCCGGGCGGGACCTTGCTGTCCGGGACCTTGTCCCGCAGCGTGGGGCAGTACTTCTCGTTCGTGCTCGCCGGCATGAACTTGTACTTCTTCGAGCCGACCTTCGAGCCGCTCGCCACGATCCCGCCGGGGAAGCTCGTGATCACGCCGCGAACGCGGGCGATCGCGTCGGACGCGGCCTGCGCCCCCATGAGCGCGGCCATCTGGTTCTCGCCCATCACGAAGAAGTTGCCGCCGGCAACGCCCTTGACGATGCCGAACTCCTCCTCGCCGACGTACTCCCCCTCCATGATGGGGATGACCCAGCACTTCCTCCCGCCTACCTCCTTCTGGTACTCGTAGCCGTCCCCGAAGAAGTGGAGCTTCACCTGTATCTTCTCCTCCGCGTTCGGGAGACCGTCGAAGACCGCGGTGGTGGGGGACGTGAGGACGCACTCCGCGAGGCGCTCGACGACCTGTTCCTTCAGCTTCTTCTTCGCGGCGCAGATCAGGATCGCGACGCCGGGCCGGCCGTCCGGCGTCTCCTCGGGCGAGAGCTCGCACTCTATCCCCGCCTCGCAAGGACAGCCGATGGCCGACGTCGCGAATCCCGTCGCCTCCGTCGCGGCCTTCCTCGCCCACTCGAGGGTCACAGCGGTGATGATGACGCGGGCAATCCACGTGGGGAATGCCTCCGCGTAAGTGTCGTCGATGGTCACTCCGTTCAGCTGCATTTGGAATTCTCCGTGTGGAGGAGGTGTACAAAGGTGATTGCAGAAGAAATTTTCGAAATCACGCGCCGATAAACCAGCGGAGCGCGGGAGTTCCCCCCGCCGGGCCCGTCCTGCGGGGACCGTTCCCGTTTCCACCGGCATTCAAAAAAATTCCTTTACCAATAGTTAACGGTGAAATAAGTCTTTTTATTTGTTTTTCCCCCCTCCCGGAACGCGGGGAAACGCAGGGAAATTTCGCGTTTTTTGAGACACGATTCATTTACAAGGACATAATGTAAATGGATACCTGTTAACAACACCTGCCCGCGGGTGCCGTTCGCGCCCGGAAAAATCAGACAGATTTATCTATATACGGTCACCACTGTTCTTTTAGTCGATTTTTCAATCGATTGGAATGGTGCGTGAAAGAGAATGGCATTTGCATTGCACGTGAACATGGACCGGTGTACCGGCTGTAACAACTGTGTGGTGGCATGCCCTGTCGATGCACTGGAGCTCTACACCGTGGATCCCGTAACGAACGAGAAGATCTACAAGGTGCGGCACGGCAAGGCCATGGTTCTTGACGTCAAGCAGGAGCTGTGTGCCGGCTGTGGCGTCTGCGTCGAAGCATGCCCGCACGATGTCATACGGCTGGCAGGCCGTGGAGCGATGCCCCACGAGGCCAAGGTATGAACGTATGACCAATGGAGATGCGTGAGGACACCAAATGACACTGTTTCCGAAGTTCAAGAAATTCCGGGATGGAGCAAATGTCATCTGCGAGCAACGGCTCCTCCAGCAGGTGAACAACCTGGTGCTCAACTCAGAGATCTGCACCGGCTGCGGTATCTGCGTCGAGGCGTGCCCGGAAGAGGCCATCGCGCTCGGGCTCGTGGGTGCAACCCGGAGGGGAGCCGTCACGTATGCAGCTCCCGTTGACATCGACGAGGTCAAGTGCTCGTACTGTGGCGTCTGCGTCATCATGTGCCCGTTCAATGCGCTAACCCTCAAGATCGACGGGGAAGAGCGCCTCCCGATCGTGGAGAAGGACGGATTCCCGCAGTACGACATGGTCGCAGACATCGACGACGAGAAGTGCGTGCGGTGCACCATCTGCGACGAGGTCTGTCCCCGCGAGGCGATCGTCCGCGACGTCCCGGTCTACGAGGGTGCAGAGGAAGGCGGGAAGGAACGCCAGACGGCCCTCAAGAGCAAGACGACCTTCAAGGTCGACGACGAGAAGTGCACGCTCTGCGGCATCTGCGGGGCCGTGTGCCCGGCGATCACGGTCAAGCACAAGCCGTTCACCGCGGAGACCGGGAAGGTCGAGGGGGAGGTCCTGTGGGACGAGAGCCGCTGCGATGCCTGCAAGGTCTGCGTGGAGCTCTGCCCTGAAGAGTGCATCACCGTGGAACGCGAGGTCATCGAGGGCAAGAAGCTCCCGGGCCAGGTGGACATCGACCAGAAGATGTGCTGCACATGCACGTGGTGCTCGCGCAACTGCCCGACCGAGGCGATCACCGTCGAGAAGATCTTCGAGGGGGACATCGAGTTCTTCCCGGAGAAGTGCCCGGGAGGGTGTTCCACGTGCGTCGAGGTCTGCCCCGCAAATGCCATTTACCTGCCCACCCCGCCCAAGGCGAGCGAGCTCAAGGGCACGCTTGAGCCCACCATCGCGGTGAACAAGGACTACTGCATCCTCTGCGGTGCCTGCGTGAACGCCTGCCCGGGCGAGGACATCATCAGGCTGCACAGGACAGGTATCCGGATGAAGGGCAAGGAGACCGACCTCTTCAAGAGGATCAAGGAGAAGCTCTTCACCCCGCGGACTTCGAAGGTGAAGGAAGAGATCCCCGGAAGCGTCCAGCTCAAGATGATGGAGAAGGCGTGAGGTACCACACATGCCCAGAACGAAAGGATACCCCGAACCACTCGAGAAGAAACTGAGGGACACGCGCCTCTTCGAGGACGAGAGGAACCCCCAGTTCACGAAGACCGTCGAGAAGATCTCGATGACGATCCCGCACATGTGCTACCAGTGCGGGACGTGCACCGCGTCGTGCCCGTCGGCACCCCGGAGCTCCTACCGCATCCGCAAGTTCGTCCGGCGTGCGCTCCTCGGGCTCGAGGAGGAGGCCCTCACCGACCCCGACCTCTGGCTCTGCACCACGTGCTACAGCTGCACGGACCGCTGCCCGAGGGACATCGCCCCGACCGATGTCATCATGGCCATGAGGAACCTCGCCTTCAAGAGGGATATCGTGCCGGTCAACTTCCTCAAGACGGTCCAGGCCATCTACACGACGGGCCACGGTGTCCCGAACAACGACGTGAACCGCGCGGCCCGCAAGAAACTCGGGCTCCCCGCCGACCCGCCCACGACGCACGCGTTCCCGAAATACGTGAAGGGGATCCAGTACATCCTCGACCACTTCGAGCTCAAGAAGAATGCCGACCGGATAGTCAAGGAAAGGGAGGGGTGAGGACTCATGCGCGAATATGCATTTTTCCTCGGCTGCATCGCTCCGAACCGCTACCCGGGAGCTGAATCGGCATCGTACAAGACCGCCGAGAAACTCGGGATCAAGCTCCTCGACCTCGAGGGAGCAAGCTGCTGCCCGGCACCGGGTGCATTCGGTTCGATCGACCTGAACGTCTGGTATGCCATGGCCGCGAGGAACCTCGTGCTCGCGGAGCAGATGAAGAAGGACATCGCCCTGATCTGCAACGGGTGCTACAAGTCCATCTGGGAAGTCAACCACAAGCTGAAGCACAACAAGGAGCTCAGGGACGGCGTGAACGAGGTCCTCAAGGGCATCGACATGGAGTTCAAGGGGACGATCGATGTCTGGCACCTCGCCGAGCTCTTCTACGATCCCAACATCGTGGGTGTTGATAAAATCCGTGACAGCGTGAAAGTCCCCCTCAAGGGCGCACGGATCGCGGTCCACTACGGCTGCCACCTCATGAAGCCCAAGAAGGAGAGGCACTTTGGATCGACGGAGCACCCGACGTGGCTCGAGGAGATGGTCGCCGCCCTCGGCGCAGAGCCTGTCGAGTACAAGAATAAAATGCTCTGCTGCGGTGCCGGCGGCGGTGTCCGCGGGTACGACCTCGTGCACTCCCTCGACATCACGAACGAGAAGCTGATCAACCTCAAGGAGGCAAATGTCGATGCCCTCACGGAAGTCTGCCCGTTCTGCCAGCTCCAGTTCGACCGCGGGCAGATCGAGATAGAGGAGAAATTCGGCGTAAAGTACAACCTCCCTGTGCTCCACTACTGCGAACTGCTGGGACTCGCCCAGGGCATGTCACCCCAGGAACTCGGGCTCGACCTCCACGCGGTCAGCTGCGAGCCGTTCCTGAAGAAGGTGCTCTAGGGGGAGGGAGAAGATGGCTGAGAAGAAGACCAAGAAAGAGCATCCCACGAAGAAGGACACGAAAACGGCTGCAGCAAAGGCTGCACATGCTGCCAAGACGCCTGACAAGGACCTCGGGAAGAACGCGCGGATAGGAGTCTACATCTGCCACTGCGGGACGAACATCGCCGGCTCCGTGGACATCCTCGCCGTGCAGGAGTACGCAAAGACGCTCCCCAACGTGGTGCACGTGGACAACTACCAGTACATGTGCTCGACGCCCGGCCAGAAGAAGATCGAGAACGACATCAAGGAACACAATCTCACGGGCGTGGTCGTCGCGGCGTGCTCTCCCCGCCTCCACGAGCCCACGTTCAGGACCGCGACGAAGCAGGGAGGCTTAAACCCGTTCCGCTTCGAGATGGCCAACATCCGCGAGCAGGGGTCGTGGGTCCACATGCACGACCGCGAGGGTGCGACCGAGAAGGCGAAGGATGCCATCCGGATCGCCGTCGCGAAGGCAGCCCTCCTCCAGGACCTCGTCCCGAAGAGCGTGCCGGTCACGAAGGCGGCGCTCGTCGTGGGGGCCGGCGTCGCGGGGATGCAGGCCGCGCTCGACCTCGCCAACGCGGGGATCAAGACCTACCTCGTCGAGAAATCGCCGACCATCGGCGGGCGCATGTCCCAGCTTGACAAGACGTTCCCGACGCTCGACTGTTCCCAGTGCATCCTCACGCCCAAGATGGTGGACGTCGGGAGGAACCCCAACATCCAGCTGATGACCTACTCCGAGATAGAGGAGGTCGAGGGGTACATCGGGAACTTCGACGTGACCATCAGGAAGAAGGCCCGCGGCGTCCTCACGCCGGCCGAGGCAGAGGCGCGGGGGATCGTCGGCGGAGGGTGCAACGGCTGCGGTGACTGCGACACGGTCTGCCCCGTCATCAAGCCCAACCCGTTCGAGATGGGGATGAAGCCCCGGAAAGCAATCTACATCTACCACCCGCAGGTCGTGCCCCTCATCTACACGATCGACTTCGACAGCTGCGTCAAGTGCGGCCTCTGCGTCGAGGCGTGTGGCGAGAAGAAGGCAATCGACCTCGAGATGAAGGACGAGCTCGTGAAAATCAAGGTCGGGACGGTCATCCTCGCGCTCGGATACGACATCTTCCCCGTCGAGAAGAAGGAGGAGTGGGGCTACAAGAAGTACGAGAACGTGGTCACGAGCCTCGAGTTCGAGCGGCTCATCTGCGCGTCCGGCCCGACGGGCGGCCACCTCGTGAGGCCCAGCGACGGCAAGACGCCGAAGAAGGTCGCGTTCGTACTCTGCGCGGGTTCCCGTGACAACACGGGCATCGGCAAGCCGTACTGCTCGCGGTTCTGCTGCATGTACTCGCTCAAGCACGCCCACCAGATCATCGAGAAGATCCCCGGCGCCCAGCCCTACATCTTCTACATGGACATACGGTCGTTCGGGAAGATGTACGAGGAGTTCTACTACCGCATCCAGGACGAGGGGGCGAAGTTCATCCGCGGGCGCGTGGCAAACATCCTCGAGGACCCGGTCACGAAGAATCTCATCATCAACGCCGAGGACACCCTCCTCGACCGGCCGATGCAGCTCGAGGTCGACATGGTCGTCCTCGCCGCGGCAGTCCAGCCGTCCGCGGACACCGACAGGACACGCAAGCTCTTCGGTGTCTCCT includes the following:
- a CDS encoding CoB--CoM heterodisulfide reductase iron-sulfur subunit A family protein, with amino-acid sequence MAEKKTKKEHPTKKDTKTAAAKAAHAAKTPDKDLGKNARIGVYICHCGTNIAGSVDILAVQEYAKTLPNVVHVDNYQYMCSTPGQKKIENDIKEHNLTGVVVAACSPRLHEPTFRTATKQGGLNPFRFEMANIREQGSWVHMHDREGATEKAKDAIRIAVAKAALLQDLVPKSVPVTKAALVVGAGVAGMQAALDLANAGIKTYLVEKSPTIGGRMSQLDKTFPTLDCSQCILTPKMVDVGRNPNIQLMTYSEIEEVEGYIGNFDVTIRKKARGVLTPAEAEARGIVGGGCNGCGDCDTVCPVIKPNPFEMGMKPRKAIYIYHPQVVPLIYTIDFDSCVKCGLCVEACGEKKAIDLEMKDELVKIKVGTVILALGYDIFPVEKKEEWGYKKYENVVTSLEFERLICASGPTGGHLVRPSDGKTPKKVAFVLCAGSRDNTGIGKPYCSRFCCMYSLKHAHQIIEKIPGAQPYIFYMDIRSFGKMYEEFYYRIQDEGAKFIRGRVANILEDPVTKNLIINAEDTLLDRPMQLEVDMVVLAAAVQPSADTDRTRKLFGVSCSLDGWLLEAHPKLNPCGTTTAGVFLAGVCQGPKDIPDTVASAEGAASAASIPIHMGEVELEPYFAQCIEEKCAGCGMCVNLCPYQALSLVEKEGRKVMQVTEAKCKGCGTCGGFCPGGAIWMQHFATPQIIAQIDAFLLGGEQ